A window of the Streptomyces formicae genome harbors these coding sequences:
- a CDS encoding glycosyltransferase, translated as MLLSTYGSRGDVEPLVGLAVGLRELGAEVRVCAPPDEDFAQRLAGVGVPLVPVGRSARAMTTAAPPPSSLPQRAAELIAGQFDTVTSAAEGCDVLVATGAMPAAAGARSVAEKLGIPSVSVTFQQLTLPSPHRPPLAYPGRPFPPEVTDNRVLWDLDAQSIDALFGAALNTSRASVGLPPVDNVRDYVIGDRPWLATDPVLDPWQETPDLDVVQTGAWILTDVHPLPAELMAFLDAGTPPVYVGFGSMPMHASADVAQVAIEAIRAQGRRAVVARGWADLALIDDRDDCFVVGEVNQQALFARVAAVVHHGGAGTTTTATRAGAPQVVVPQLADQPYWASRVAELGIGAAHDGPTPAFESLSAALRTALTPETRARATAVAGTIRTDGAAVAAKLLLETISRAEPPMPA; from the coding sequence GTGTTGTTGTCGACGTATGGATCGCGTGGGGACGTCGAACCGCTGGTGGGACTCGCGGTGGGGTTGCGGGAACTCGGCGCGGAAGTGCGGGTGTGCGCGCCGCCGGACGAGGACTTCGCGCAGCGGCTGGCCGGTGTCGGCGTACCGCTGGTGCCGGTCGGCCGGTCGGCGCGGGCAATGACGACCGCGGCACCGCCGCCGTCGTCCCTTCCCCAGCGCGCGGCCGAGTTGATCGCCGGCCAGTTCGACACGGTCACCTCGGCGGCCGAGGGATGCGATGTACTGGTGGCGACCGGCGCGATGCCTGCCGCGGCCGGCGCGCGGTCGGTGGCCGAGAAGCTGGGCATCCCCTCCGTGTCCGTGACCTTCCAGCAGCTCACCCTGCCGTCGCCGCACCGCCCGCCGCTGGCGTACCCGGGCCGGCCGTTCCCGCCGGAGGTGACCGACAACCGGGTGCTGTGGGACCTGGACGCCCAGAGCATCGACGCGCTGTTCGGCGCGGCGCTCAACACGAGCCGGGCATCGGTCGGCCTGCCACCGGTGGACAACGTCCGCGACTACGTCATCGGCGACCGGCCGTGGCTGGCGACGGACCCGGTCCTGGACCCGTGGCAGGAGACGCCGGACCTCGACGTCGTCCAGACCGGCGCGTGGATCCTGACCGACGTTCATCCCCTCCCGGCCGAGTTGATGGCGTTCCTGGACGCCGGCACGCCACCGGTGTACGTCGGCTTCGGCAGCATGCCCATGCACGCGTCGGCAGACGTCGCCCAGGTGGCCATCGAGGCGATCCGCGCGCAGGGCCGCCGCGCGGTCGTGGCCCGCGGCTGGGCCGACCTGGCCCTGATCGACGACCGGGACGACTGCTTCGTCGTCGGCGAGGTCAACCAGCAGGCACTGTTCGCCCGGGTCGCCGCCGTCGTGCACCACGGCGGGGCGGGCACCACGACCACAGCCACCCGGGCCGGCGCGCCCCAGGTGGTGGTGCCCCAGCTCGCGGACCAGCCGTACTGGGCAAGCCGGGTGGCCGAGCTGGGCATCGGCGCGGCACACGACGGTCCGACTCCGGCCTTCGAGTCCCTGTCGGCCGCGCTCAGGACGGCCCTGACCCCCGAGACCCGCGCACGAGCGACCGCCGTGGCCGGCACGATCCGCACCGACGGAGCGGCGGTGGCCGCGAAGCTGCTGCTCGAAACGATCAGCCGGGCAGAGCCGCCCATGCCCGCGTGA
- a CDS encoding alkaline phosphatase D family protein, translating to MTDVLPEPRVPRLGRRRFLTAVGGSALGALAAGQLAWPESAEALDLDTAPFTLGVASGEPDHHSVVLWTRLAPDPLNAETGGMPAEAVEVRWEVARDEHFRHVVRRGTVTARPESAHSVHIVAEDLAPDRWYWYRFSTAGEGGAVHSRTGRTRTLPAPGDRPERLRFAFVSCQSWAGGAYAAYRDLAEQDIDFVLHLGDYIYETAGGGLAEFRRLHQLYKTSPDLRAAHARFPFFTTWDDHEVQNNYAADIAGGAGDGRPFLERRSNGYQAYYEHLPLRPAQRPDGPDALLYRRFDFGRLAEFSVLDTRQYRSDQPCGDGRKEPCAEAYDPARTMTGIEQERWLLDGLDRSRARWNVMAQQTIMAAFDYDLGPGRIVNLDQWDGYPAARTRILDFFERKRPANPVVLSGDWHSAWVNDLKKDFGDPRSRTVATEFVGTSVSSGAGGWDADVRTGLPANPHVKFYNGTYRGYTLCDITPERWRTDLRIVLSAGDAASPAFTLATYEVRDGRPGARRIGAGDGLTGRIADVATGAPLVNVQVTVVDAEGRRIGASITDAAGEFLAFAPPGTYTLAANGVGYEPVQREITLREGAGLTVDLGLTRSGARAGTGRTVPGPQSQAGSSDLVLSNDLLALAVSAGSEDPQLSGVTLGKPLDLAAVGRLDQIDWLNLPYASLAQPRGGSAWQQRTVKSDGVEVVSSTGAEASVRAVGRSTELPELAVTTTYTIRKGEPWVRADSVFTNTGTAAVTFWTGDVMDHDGAGQRSGVAGHGTITSGSPADFAPSAPWIGMTGSDGQTYGLLYEDAQFTAYACGIWAMSQCQVTLEPGAEFTLRRRIAAVDNGGAADPFAVLGGL from the coding sequence GTGACAGACGTACTCCCCGAACCCCGTGTCCCCCGGCTCGGCCGGCGCCGCTTTCTCACCGCCGTCGGCGGCAGCGCGCTCGGCGCGCTCGCCGCGGGACAGCTCGCGTGGCCCGAGTCCGCCGAGGCGCTCGATCTGGACACCGCACCGTTCACCCTCGGCGTGGCCTCCGGTGAACCCGACCACCACAGCGTGGTGCTGTGGACGCGGCTCGCGCCCGATCCGCTCAACGCCGAGACCGGCGGCATGCCGGCCGAAGCGGTCGAGGTCCGCTGGGAGGTCGCCCGCGACGAGCACTTCCGGCACGTCGTCCGCCGCGGCACGGTGACCGCGCGCCCGGAATCGGCGCACAGCGTACACATCGTCGCCGAGGACCTGGCGCCCGACCGCTGGTACTGGTACCGCTTCTCCACGGCGGGCGAGGGCGGTGCGGTCCACAGCCGCACCGGCCGTACCCGTACGCTCCCCGCGCCCGGCGACCGGCCCGAGCGGCTCCGTTTCGCGTTCGTCTCCTGCCAGTCGTGGGCCGGAGGCGCGTACGCCGCATACCGCGACCTGGCCGAGCAGGACATCGACTTCGTGCTGCACCTCGGCGACTACATCTACGAGACCGCGGGCGGCGGCCTCGCCGAGTTCCGGCGCCTGCACCAGCTCTACAAGACCTCGCCCGACCTGCGCGCCGCGCATGCCAGGTTCCCGTTCTTCACCACCTGGGACGACCACGAGGTGCAGAACAACTACGCGGCGGACATCGCGGGAGGCGCCGGCGACGGACGCCCGTTCCTGGAGCGGCGCAGCAACGGCTACCAGGCCTACTACGAGCATCTGCCGCTGCGGCCCGCCCAGCGCCCCGACGGCCCGGACGCCCTGCTCTACCGCCGGTTCGACTTCGGCAGGCTGGCCGAGTTCTCCGTCCTGGACACCCGTCAGTACCGCAGCGACCAGCCGTGCGGCGACGGACGCAAGGAGCCGTGCGCCGAGGCGTACGATCCGGCGCGCACCATGACCGGAATCGAGCAGGAGCGCTGGCTGCTCGACGGCCTCGACCGTTCCCGGGCCCGCTGGAACGTCATGGCCCAGCAGACCATCATGGCGGCCTTCGACTACGACCTGGGCCCGGGCAGGATCGTCAACCTCGACCAGTGGGACGGCTATCCGGCGGCGCGCACCCGCATCCTGGACTTCTTCGAGCGCAAGCGGCCCGCCAACCCGGTGGTGCTCAGCGGTGACTGGCACTCGGCGTGGGTCAACGACCTGAAGAAGGACTTCGGCGACCCGCGTTCGCGGACCGTCGCCACCGAGTTCGTCGGCACCTCCGTCTCCTCGGGTGCGGGCGGCTGGGACGCCGACGTGCGCACGGGCCTGCCCGCCAACCCGCATGTGAAGTTCTACAACGGCACGTACCGCGGCTACACCCTGTGCGACATCACGCCCGAGCGCTGGCGCACCGATCTGCGGATCGTGCTGAGCGCCGGTGACGCCGCCTCGCCCGCCTTCACGCTCGCCACCTACGAGGTGCGCGACGGCCGTCCGGGGGCGCGCCGCATCGGCGCGGGCGACGGGCTCACCGGCCGGATCGCCGACGTCGCGACCGGCGCGCCGCTGGTGAACGTCCAGGTGACGGTGGTGGACGCGGAGGGCCGGCGGATCGGTGCAAGCATCACGGACGCGGCCGGTGAGTTCCTGGCGTTCGCACCGCCCGGCACGTACACCCTGGCCGCCAACGGCGTGGGTTACGAGCCGGTCCAGCGGGAGATCACCCTGCGCGAGGGTGCCGGGCTCACGGTCGACCTGGGCCTGACGCGCTCCGGCGCCCGCGCCGGGACCGGCCGTACGGTGCCGGGTCCGCAGTCCCAGGCCGGTTCCTCGGACCTGGTGCTCTCCAACGACCTGCTGGCGCTCGCCGTTTCGGCCGGTTCGGAGGACCCGCAGCTGTCGGGCGTGACCCTGGGCAAGCCGCTCGACCTGGCGGCCGTCGGCCGACTCGACCAGATCGACTGGCTCAACCTGCCCTACGCCTCACTGGCGCAGCCCCGCGGCGGCAGCGCCTGGCAGCAGCGCACGGTGAAGTCCGACGGCGTCGAGGTGGTGTCCTCCACGGGCGCCGAGGCGTCGGTGCGCGCGGTGGGCCGCAGCACCGAGCTTCCGGAGCTGGCTGTCACCACCACGTACACGATCCGCAAGGGTGAGCCGTGGGTGCGGGCCGACAGCGTCTTCACCAACACCGGCACCGCTGCGGTCACCTTCTGGACCGGCGACGTCATGGACCACGATGGTGCGGGCCAGCGCAGCGGTGTCGCGGGACACGGCACCATCACCTCGGGCTCCCCCGCCGACTTCGCGCCCTCCGCGCCGTGGATCGGCATGACGGGCTCCGACGGGCAGACGTACGGGCTGCTCTACGAGGACGCGCAGTTCACCGCGTACGCCTGCGGGATCTGGGCGATGAGCCAGTGCCAGGTGACCCTGGAGCCGGGAGCCGAATTCACGCTCCGGCGCCGGATCGCCGCGGTCGACAACGGCGGCGCGGCCGATCCGTTCGCGGTGCTCGGCGGGCTGTGA
- the helR gene encoding RNA polymerase recycling motor ATPase HelR — MTPLTTSAFDLPERLSPKADPALIDGDEQHFAAIAECLEQTIAELSDRLAAERRAPGGIGREAMDRDAEIHRLTARLRALRRFGLDLCLGRIVSADTPEPVYIGRLGLTDSTGRRLLLDWRSPAAEPFFAATHANTMGLASRRRYRWTRGRISDYWDEVFTEDGLEGHAALDDQSAFIASLGSNRSSRMRDVLGTIQADQDAIIRAGSRGALVVDGGPGTGKTVVALHRTAHLLYSDPRLGHRRGGVLFVGPHRPYLDYVADVLPSLGEEGVQTCTVRDLVAEGAGAAMETDPEVARLKSSADMVKAIEKAVRFYEEPPTKGMTVSTDWADVWLSADDWAEAFDTPGPGTAHNEARDEIWEELVTILLDKVDGDVPPDLFRRSLLHDEELVTTLGRAWPMIEAADLVGDLWSVPAYLRLCAPWLGPDDVRKLQRKHAPHAWTVSDLPLLDAARQRLGDPEAARRKRRHEAVLAAQREHMAQVVDNLITAAADSGADGDDGEGLVRMLRGEDAKVSLVNESELPTTEPDLLAGPFAHIVVDEAQELTDAEWQMLLLRCPSRSFTIVGDRAQARHGFPEPWQERLERIGLNRITMASLSINYRTPEEVMAEAEPVIRAVLPDANVPASIRSSGVPVVHGSASELSSILDTWLAAHADGIACVIGDPTFRTTSRVRSLTPELSKGLEFDLVVLVDPEAFGEGIEGAVDRYVAMTRATQQLVILTSS; from the coding sequence ATGACCCCACTCACCACCAGCGCGTTCGACCTTCCCGAGCGTCTCTCTCCCAAGGCCGACCCGGCACTGATCGACGGCGACGAACAGCACTTCGCGGCCATCGCGGAGTGCCTTGAGCAGACGATCGCCGAACTGTCCGACCGCCTCGCCGCCGAGCGCAGGGCGCCCGGCGGCATCGGCCGGGAGGCGATGGACCGGGACGCGGAGATCCACCGGCTGACCGCTCGCCTGCGCGCCCTGCGCCGCTTCGGTCTGGACCTGTGCCTCGGTCGCATCGTCAGCGCGGACACCCCCGAGCCCGTGTACATCGGACGCCTCGGCCTCACGGACAGTACGGGTCGTCGGCTGCTGCTCGACTGGCGCTCCCCCGCGGCCGAGCCGTTCTTCGCAGCGACCCACGCCAACACGATGGGTCTGGCGAGCCGCCGCAGGTACCGCTGGACCCGCGGCCGGATCAGCGACTACTGGGACGAGGTGTTCACCGAGGACGGGCTCGAAGGGCATGCCGCGCTCGACGACCAGTCCGCGTTCATCGCCAGCCTGGGCAGCAACCGGTCGTCCCGGATGCGAGACGTGCTCGGCACCATCCAGGCCGACCAGGACGCCATCATCCGGGCGGGATCCCGCGGCGCTCTCGTCGTCGACGGCGGTCCGGGTACGGGCAAGACCGTGGTCGCTCTGCACCGCACGGCCCACCTCCTCTACTCCGACCCTCGCCTCGGTCACCGTCGGGGCGGCGTGCTGTTCGTCGGTCCGCACCGGCCCTACCTGGACTACGTCGCCGACGTCCTGCCCAGCCTCGGGGAGGAGGGCGTGCAGACCTGTACCGTCCGGGACCTCGTCGCCGAGGGAGCCGGAGCGGCGATGGAGACCGACCCGGAGGTGGCCCGCCTGAAGTCGTCCGCCGACATGGTGAAGGCGATCGAGAAGGCCGTCAGGTTCTACGAGGAGCCGCCCACGAAGGGGATGACGGTCTCGACCGACTGGGCCGACGTCTGGCTGAGCGCCGACGACTGGGCCGAGGCGTTCGACACACCGGGACCGGGCACTGCGCACAACGAAGCGCGCGACGAGATCTGGGAGGAGCTCGTCACGATCCTGCTGGACAAGGTCGACGGCGACGTCCCGCCCGACCTGTTCCGCAGGTCGCTGCTGCACGACGAAGAGCTGGTCACGACCCTGGGCCGCGCGTGGCCGATGATCGAAGCCGCCGACCTCGTCGGAGATCTGTGGTCGGTCCCCGCCTATCTGCGGTTGTGCGCTCCCTGGCTCGGCCCCGACGACGTACGCAAGCTCCAGCGCAAGCACGCCCCCCATGCCTGGACGGTGTCCGACCTGCCGCTCCTGGACGCGGCGCGGCAGCGGCTCGGCGACCCGGAGGCGGCCCGGCGCAAGCGTCGGCACGAGGCCGTCCTCGCCGCCCAGCGCGAGCACATGGCGCAGGTCGTCGACAACCTGATCACGGCCGCAGCCGACTCCGGCGCCGACGGTGACGACGGCGAAGGCCTGGTGAGGATGTTGCGCGGCGAGGACGCCAAGGTCAGCCTGGTCAACGAGTCCGAACTGCCCACCACCGAGCCGGACCTGCTCGCAGGACCGTTCGCGCACATCGTCGTGGACGAGGCTCAGGAACTGACCGACGCGGAATGGCAGATGCTGCTGCTCCGCTGCCCGTCCCGGAGCTTCACCATCGTCGGGGACCGCGCCCAGGCGAGGCACGGGTTCCCTGAGCCGTGGCAGGAGCGGCTGGAGCGGATCGGCCTCAACCGGATCACCATGGCCTCCCTGAGCATCAACTACCGGACGCCGGAAGAGGTCATGGCGGAAGCCGAACCGGTCATCCGGGCCGTGCTCCCGGACGCCAACGTGCCGGCCTCCATCCGCAGCAGCGGCGTCCCCGTCGTCCACGGATCCGCTTCGGAGCTGAGCTCGATCCTCGACACCTGGCTCGCCGCACATGCCGACGGGATCGCCTGCGTCATCGGCGACCCGACATTCCGGACGACCTCCCGCGTCCGGTCCCTGACCCCGGAGCTGTCGAAGGGGCTCGAGTTCGACCTGGTCGTCCTCGTCGACCCGGAGGCGTTCGGCGAGGGCATCGAGGGAGCGGTCGACCGCTATGTCGCGATGACCCGTGCGACCCAGCAGCTCGTGATCCTCACGAGCTCCTGA
- a CDS encoding glyceraldehyde-3-phosphate dehydrogenase, translating to MTVNDDSFTSWKNREEIAESMIPIIGKLHREQDVTVLLHSRSLVNKSVVSILKTHRFARQIAGEELSVTETLPFLQALTTLDLGPSQIDIGMLAATYKADDRGLPVAEFTARAVAGATGANKIERREPRDVVLYGFGRIGRLVARLLIEKAGSGNGLRLRAIVVRQGGGRPVEDLIKRASLLRRDSIHGQFQGTITVDEANNTIVANGNEIKVIYANDPSEVDYTAYGIKDAILIDNTGKWRDREGLSTHLRPGIDKVVLTAPGKGDVPNIVHGVNHDMIKPDEQILSCASCTTNAIVPPLKAMEDEYGVLRGHVETVHSFTNDQNLLDNYHKSERRGRSAPLNMVITETGAASAVAKALPDLKAPITGSSIRVPVPDVSIAILSLRLGRETTREEVLDYLRNVSLTSPLKRQIDFTTAPDAVSSDFIGSRHASIVDAGATKVDGDNAILYLWYDNEFGYSCQVIRVVQHVSGVEYPTYPVPMV from the coding sequence GTGACTGTCAATGACGACTCGTTCACCAGTTGGAAGAACCGCGAGGAGATCGCGGAGTCGATGATCCCGATCATCGGGAAGCTGCACCGGGAGCAGGACGTCACGGTCCTGCTGCACAGCCGCTCCTTGGTGAACAAGTCGGTGGTCAGCATCCTCAAGACCCACCGATTCGCCCGGCAGATCGCCGGTGAGGAGCTCTCGGTCACCGAGACGCTGCCGTTCCTGCAGGCTCTCACGACGCTCGATCTCGGCCCTTCCCAGATCGACATCGGCATGCTCGCCGCGACGTACAAGGCCGACGACCGCGGACTCCCGGTGGCGGAGTTCACCGCCAGAGCCGTCGCGGGCGCCACCGGCGCCAACAAGATCGAGCGCCGCGAGCCGCGTGACGTCGTCCTCTACGGCTTCGGCCGCATCGGCCGCCTCGTCGCCCGCCTGCTCATCGAGAAGGCCGGCTCCGGCAACGGCCTGCGACTGCGCGCCATCGTCGTCCGCCAGGGCGGCGGCCGGCCCGTCGAGGATCTCATCAAGCGCGCCTCGCTGCTGCGCCGTGACTCCATCCACGGTCAGTTCCAGGGCACGATCACCGTCGACGAGGCGAACAACACGATCGTCGCCAACGGCAACGAGATCAAGGTGATCTACGCCAACGACCCCTCGGAGGTCGACTACACGGCGTACGGCATCAAGGACGCCATCCTCATCGACAACACCGGCAAGTGGCGCGACCGCGAGGGCCTGTCGACGCACCTGCGCCCCGGCATCGACAAGGTCGTCCTGACCGCCCCGGGCAAGGGCGACGTCCCGAACATCGTCCACGGCGTCAACCACGACATGATCAAGCCGGACGAGCAGATCCTGTCCTGCGCGTCCTGCACCACCAACGCGATCGTGCCGCCGCTGAAGGCGATGGAGGACGAGTACGGCGTCCTGCGCGGCCATGTGGAGACCGTCCACTCGTTCACCAACGACCAGAACCTGCTGGACAATTACCACAAGTCCGAGCGCCGCGGCCGCTCGGCGCCGCTCAACATGGTCATCACCGAGACCGGTGCGGCCTCCGCCGTCGCCAAGGCGCTGCCCGACCTCAAGGCGCCGATCACCGGCAGCTCGATCCGCGTCCCGGTGCCGGACGTCTCGATCGCGATCCTCAGCCTGCGGCTCGGGCGCGAGACCACCCGCGAGGAAGTCCTCGACTACCTCCGCAATGTCTCGCTGACCTCGCCGCTCAAGCGCCAGATCGACTTCACCACCGCCCCCGACGCGGTCTCCAGCGACTTCATCGGCTCGCGCCACGCCTCGATCGTCGACGCCGGCGCCACGAAGGTCGACGGCGACAACGCGATCCTCTACCTCTGGTACGACAACGAGTTCGGCTACTCCTGCCAGGTCATCCGCGTCGTCCAGCACGTCTCCGGGGTGGAGTACCCGACCTACCCGGTCCCGATGGTCTGA